GGGAGATTGGGTGACTATTAGAACCATAACCCCACCTTAGGGTATCCTGCAAAAAATTGGCAGGTTACTAATTTATTTTAAAAATATCCTTTAATAAATCTTCTTTTTATTATTTCAAGATATCCCTTAGTCAAGATATCCCTTTAATAAAGGAGAATAGAACCCGTATAATAAATTTTATTCCAACCAGCGAACCATAGGGATCAGATCTTCCACATCGTTGATTTCAGCTTCCAGATCCAGTTCCAAGTAGGCTTTCCTTCCACTGCTGAGGCTGGATGAAAGTATCATCTGTTTCCCGTAGACTGTATCCACCCCATCTACTATGGTGTGGCCCGCCACCATGACCTTACAACCAACCAGCTCCAGGAAACGTTCCAGATCTTCTTTAGAGTAGTTACCTGGCCGGTTAAGCATCATTTTTTCCAAGGGCTTGTTTCCGCGGTATCCTGCTAGAGTAATATTTCTAAGTTCTTCCTGGTTCTTAAAATCCGAGTACGGCCCAGCATGACTAATAATAACCCCATTTCCTGTTTTAATGGCCACTGGAAGCTCACGAAAGAATTCAAGGTATGATCTGAATTTCGATCCCCATTTTCCACCAAAACGTTCCCTTAAGTAGGATTCAAATGCCCTTTTTTGATCCACCCCCATTTTATAGGCCGGTTCATCAGCCAGATGAGCCCACTCATGGTTACCCAATAGAACATGAAAATTAGGATACTGGTGATAGTAACATTTCACCCTTTCCAAGACTTCCACTGAACCATCGTAGTTATTATCCAGTTCATGTATGAAATCACCAGTTATAACCACCTTCAACTGGTCCAGACATCCCTTAAAAATAGATTCATAACGCTTAAAATCTTCCAGATTCCCATGGATATCAGTGATGACCAGCATCCTTCCCTGGGAAGCAACTTCAAAGATATCTGTGGAAGAATTATATACCATTTTAACCCAATCCTAAAAAATCTCTTTTTAAATATTCTGATGAGATTTATAAACATTTCTTATGAATCTTAAAAGCCTTCTAGCTATCTTCCAAAAACATTCTAATGAATCCCAAAAAGATTCTAAAGGGTTTGAAAACATTCTTAGACTCTCAAAAGAATTATGATGGGTTCAGAAAGTATTCTGATGCAGTCGTAGGAATTAATTATTATTAAAAATATAAGAAAATGATTACACTGGCTTTATATCCTTATAGAGA
The Methanobacterium sp. DNA segment above includes these coding regions:
- a CDS encoding metallophosphoesterase, with amino-acid sequence MVYNSSTDIFEVASQGRMLVITDIHGNLEDFKRYESIFKGCLDQLKVVITGDFIHELDNNYDGSVEVLERVKCYYHQYPNFHVLLGNHEWAHLADEPAYKMGVDQKRAFESYLRERFGGKWGSKFRSYLEFFRELPVAIKTGNGVIISHAGPYSDFKNQEELRNITLAGYRGNKPLEKMMLNRPGNYSKEDLERFLELVGCKVMVAGHTIVDGVDTVYGKQMILSSSLSSGRKAYLELDLEAEINDVEDLIPMVRWLE